A single region of the Anomaloglossus baeobatrachus isolate aAnoBae1 chromosome 2, aAnoBae1.hap1, whole genome shotgun sequence genome encodes:
- the LOC142292364 gene encoding uncharacterized protein LOC142292364 isoform X2 has protein sequence MSQLPRPPQVPVQTPRSCQSLTGCFYQVVQSTGPQGTNVLNLLPILRPNFKPPPAAPPLLPPSAPALHVPPAVVASPAPPASVVSRPSPVTVPLVQTPTLGNYFISTQGSTLHVENQLPVYKEATLLLDRGQLTLPANSVPGNPPTFIMVNTKPTSPIKPLPSGHSLQIPAHAEVISVPVSSLPASIQQKILPQASVSGASKIPSVIYVSPVNTVKAGNARSAQPDPSPETKSPPLTVQPSEGSQANKGPMKWVVQENQESASCLVPVKSSNDTASKILQMLTNTKMENVTNPDHSKVQIKENALVMCNNKIFFLTKKGTEILNAGAAKIPEPPLHATPSKPATEMKPTKELSNKVVQVVLAKNNSPPKESLQSNVISTAKPKRKSSTPRAFRDDTSALYSPGDSGSNVWREQWGTPSRPTTTTAVSTDFAVSTPAARTTAVYTPAARTTAVYTPAARTTAVYTPAARTTAVYTPAARTTAVYTPAARTTAVYTPAARTTAVYTPAARTTTVYTPATRTSGGGTTAASTSGLNAADARTSSLSIDAAGTIGVDPAAIRTSAVSTPAARTSAVSTPAARTSAVSIPAARTSAVSIPAARTSAVSASAVGNAWISDQPLPESQKTEIAAIPQTPEGTAMDENSWRLKYGLLKEEKIILKRLPLIGAKGTSAAPVETEKNQLKRKSSQTEDDTKMQKRWDSGDINQNSLDPEVSADPPSPASGVEDTHESDPTWSYHDPPNPPDTADFQVSQDTAGHFSNVLLPSARFHIDSKYSDETTKDEKIQRLKEVLKERENALEELRRQTM, from the exons ATGTCTCAACTTCCGAGGCCTCCACAGGTCCCGGTGCAGACGCCGCGCTCCTGTCAGAG TCTCACAGGCTGCTTCTATCAAGTCGTGCAGAGCACCGGACCGCAGGGGACCAATGTGTTGAATCTCCTCCCCATACTAAGGCCTAACTTTAAGCCTCCCCCTGCTGCGCCTCCTCTCCTCCCACCCAGCGCTCCAGCCCTCCATGTACCCCCGGCGGTGGTAGCCTCCCCTGCACCGCCGGCCTCCGTCGTATCCCGCCCCAGCCCTGTGACTGTGCCGCTGGTGCAGACACCCACCTTGGGGAATTATTTCATCTCGACACAAGGCAGCACCCTCCACGTGGAGAATCAGCTCCCAGTGTACAAGGAAGCGACCTTGTTGTTGGATCGAGGGCAGCTGACTCTTCCTGCAAATTCTGTTCCTGGAAATCCTCCGACTTTCATCATGGTGAACACCAAGCCGACCAGTCCCATAAAGCCGCTCCCCTCCGGACACTCCCTGCAGATTCCCGCTCACGCCGAGGTAATATCCGTTCCTGTCTCTTCCCTGCCCGCCTCCATCCAGCAGAAGATCCTGCCCCAGGCAAGTGTTAGCGGTGCCAGCAAGATCCCCTCCGTCATTTATGTGTCGCCGGTAAATACGGTGAAGGCCGGCAATGCCCGGAGCGCCCAGCCTGACCCCAGCCCCGAAACCAAGTCTCCACCGCTGACCGTGCAGCCCTCCGAAGGCAGCCAAGCCAACAAAGGCCCCATGAAGTGGGTCGTTCAGGAGAACCAGGAATCGGCCTCCTGCCTCGTCCCTGTGAAATCCTCCAATGACACCGCCTCCAAAATCCTGCAGATGCTGACCAATACCAAGATGGAGAACGTGACCAACCCCGACCACTCCAAGGTGCAAATCAAGGAAAACGCCCTCGTCATGTGCAACAATAAGatcttcttcttaacgaagaaaggAACAGAGATCCTAAACGCCGGGGCGGCCAAAATCCCAGAACCCCCGCTGCACGCGACACCATCGAAACCCGCCACAGAGATGAAGCCTACGAAAGAGCTGTCCAATAAAGTGGTGCAGGTGGTGCTCGCCAAAAACAATTCTCCCCCCAAAGAGTCGCTGCAGTCCAATGTCATCAGCACCGCCAAACCCAAAAGAAAGAGTTCCACCCCCCGAGCCTTCAGAGACGACACCAGCGCCCTCTACAGTCCCGGGGACAGCGGCAGTAACGTGTGGAGAGAGCAGTGGGGCACACCCTCGAGGCCCACCACTACCACCGCCGTGAGCACTGACTTCGCTGTGAGCACCCCTGCCGCCAGGACCACCGCTGTGTACACCCCTGCCGCCAGGACCACCGCTGTGTACACCCCTGCCGCCAGGACCACCGCTGTGTACACCCCTGCCGCCAGGACCACCGCTGTGTACACCCCTGCCGCCAGGACCACCGCTGTGTACACCCCTGCCGCCAGGACCACCGCTGTGTACACCCCTGCCGCCAGGACCACCGCTGTGTACACCCCTGCCGCCAGGACCACCACTGTGTACACCCCTGCCACCAGGACCTCTGGTGGTGGCACTACCGCCGCTAGTACTTCCGGTCTGAACGCTGCTGATGCCAGGACATCCAGTCTGAGCATTGATGCCGCCGGCACCATTGGTGTGGATCCTGCTGCCATCAGGACCTCCGCTGTGAGCACCCCTGCCGCCAGGACCTCCGCTGTGAGCACCCCTGCCGCCAGGACCTCCGCTGTGAGCATCCCTGCCGCTAGAACCTCCGCTGTGAGCATCCCTGCCGCTAGAACCTCCGCTGTGAGCGCCTCTGCTGTGGGCAACGCCTGGATAAGTGACCAG CCGCTCCCCGAGTCCCAAAAGACAGAAATCGCAGCAATTCCACAGACCCCTGAGGGGACCGCGATGGATGAGAACAGCTGGAGGCTGAAATATGGGTTATTGAAGGAGGAAAAGATTATCCTGAAGAGGCTTCCCCTGATCGGGGCGAAGGGCACGTCCGCG GCTCCAGTAGAGACAGAGAAGAACCAACTGAAACGAAAGTCATCGCAGACCGAGGACGACACAAAGATGCAGAAGAGATGGGACAGCGGCGACATCAACCAGAACTCGCTGGACCCGGAGGTTTCCGCAGACCCTCCATCACCTGCATCCGGGGTGGAGGACACACACGAATCAGACCCCACCTGGTCCTACCACGACCCCCCCAACCCCCCGGACACAGCAGATTTCCAGGTCAGTCAGGACACCGCAGGACATTTCAGCAACGTTCTGCTCCCAAGTGCAAGATTTCACATCGACTCCAAGTATTCTGATGAAACGACCAAGGACGAGAAAATCCAGAGACTGAAGGAAGTGTTAAAGGAGCGCGAGAACGCGCTGGAGGAGCTGCGCCGGCAGACGATGTGA
- the LOC142292364 gene encoding uncharacterized protein LOC142292364 isoform X1, whose translation MSRMRSGSGVSPGARGCFPHTRPSAWILRILVTCLFLSSLTGCFYQVVQSTGPQGTNVLNLLPILRPNFKPPPAAPPLLPPSAPALHVPPAVVASPAPPASVVSRPSPVTVPLVQTPTLGNYFISTQGSTLHVENQLPVYKEATLLLDRGQLTLPANSVPGNPPTFIMVNTKPTSPIKPLPSGHSLQIPAHAEVISVPVSSLPASIQQKILPQASVSGASKIPSVIYVSPVNTVKAGNARSAQPDPSPETKSPPLTVQPSEGSQANKGPMKWVVQENQESASCLVPVKSSNDTASKILQMLTNTKMENVTNPDHSKVQIKENALVMCNNKIFFLTKKGTEILNAGAAKIPEPPLHATPSKPATEMKPTKELSNKVVQVVLAKNNSPPKESLQSNVISTAKPKRKSSTPRAFRDDTSALYSPGDSGSNVWREQWGTPSRPTTTTAVSTDFAVSTPAARTTAVYTPAARTTAVYTPAARTTAVYTPAARTTAVYTPAARTTAVYTPAARTTAVYTPAARTTAVYTPAARTTTVYTPATRTSGGGTTAASTSGLNAADARTSSLSIDAAGTIGVDPAAIRTSAVSTPAARTSAVSTPAARTSAVSIPAARTSAVSIPAARTSAVSASAVGNAWISDQPLPESQKTEIAAIPQTPEGTAMDENSWRLKYGLLKEEKIILKRLPLIGAKGTSAAPVETEKNQLKRKSSQTEDDTKMQKRWDSGDINQNSLDPEVSADPPSPASGVEDTHESDPTWSYHDPPNPPDTADFQVSQDTAGHFSNVLLPSARFHIDSKYSDETTKDEKIQRLKEVLKERENALEELRRQTM comes from the exons ATGTCGCGGATGAGATCCGGTTCGGGGGTCTCACCAGGAGCTCGGGGTTGTTTCCCGCACACGCGGCCGAGCGCGTGGATCCTGCGGATCTTAGTAACTTGTCTCTTTCTCTCCAGTCTCACAGGCTGCTTCTATCAAGTCGTGCAGAGCACCGGACCGCAGGGGACCAATGTGTTGAATCTCCTCCCCATACTAAGGCCTAACTTTAAGCCTCCCCCTGCTGCGCCTCCTCTCCTCCCACCCAGCGCTCCAGCCCTCCATGTACCCCCGGCGGTGGTAGCCTCCCCTGCACCGCCGGCCTCCGTCGTATCCCGCCCCAGCCCTGTGACTGTGCCGCTGGTGCAGACACCCACCTTGGGGAATTATTTCATCTCGACACAAGGCAGCACCCTCCACGTGGAGAATCAGCTCCCAGTGTACAAGGAAGCGACCTTGTTGTTGGATCGAGGGCAGCTGACTCTTCCTGCAAATTCTGTTCCTGGAAATCCTCCGACTTTCATCATGGTGAACACCAAGCCGACCAGTCCCATAAAGCCGCTCCCCTCCGGACACTCCCTGCAGATTCCCGCTCACGCCGAGGTAATATCCGTTCCTGTCTCTTCCCTGCCCGCCTCCATCCAGCAGAAGATCCTGCCCCAGGCAAGTGTTAGCGGTGCCAGCAAGATCCCCTCCGTCATTTATGTGTCGCCGGTAAATACGGTGAAGGCCGGCAATGCCCGGAGCGCCCAGCCTGACCCCAGCCCCGAAACCAAGTCTCCACCGCTGACCGTGCAGCCCTCCGAAGGCAGCCAAGCCAACAAAGGCCCCATGAAGTGGGTCGTTCAGGAGAACCAGGAATCGGCCTCCTGCCTCGTCCCTGTGAAATCCTCCAATGACACCGCCTCCAAAATCCTGCAGATGCTGACCAATACCAAGATGGAGAACGTGACCAACCCCGACCACTCCAAGGTGCAAATCAAGGAAAACGCCCTCGTCATGTGCAACAATAAGatcttcttcttaacgaagaaaggAACAGAGATCCTAAACGCCGGGGCGGCCAAAATCCCAGAACCCCCGCTGCACGCGACACCATCGAAACCCGCCACAGAGATGAAGCCTACGAAAGAGCTGTCCAATAAAGTGGTGCAGGTGGTGCTCGCCAAAAACAATTCTCCCCCCAAAGAGTCGCTGCAGTCCAATGTCATCAGCACCGCCAAACCCAAAAGAAAGAGTTCCACCCCCCGAGCCTTCAGAGACGACACCAGCGCCCTCTACAGTCCCGGGGACAGCGGCAGTAACGTGTGGAGAGAGCAGTGGGGCACACCCTCGAGGCCCACCACTACCACCGCCGTGAGCACTGACTTCGCTGTGAGCACCCCTGCCGCCAGGACCACCGCTGTGTACACCCCTGCCGCCAGGACCACCGCTGTGTACACCCCTGCCGCCAGGACCACCGCTGTGTACACCCCTGCCGCCAGGACCACCGCTGTGTACACCCCTGCCGCCAGGACCACCGCTGTGTACACCCCTGCCGCCAGGACCACCGCTGTGTACACCCCTGCCGCCAGGACCACCGCTGTGTACACCCCTGCCGCCAGGACCACCACTGTGTACACCCCTGCCACCAGGACCTCTGGTGGTGGCACTACCGCCGCTAGTACTTCCGGTCTGAACGCTGCTGATGCCAGGACATCCAGTCTGAGCATTGATGCCGCCGGCACCATTGGTGTGGATCCTGCTGCCATCAGGACCTCCGCTGTGAGCACCCCTGCCGCCAGGACCTCCGCTGTGAGCACCCCTGCCGCCAGGACCTCCGCTGTGAGCATCCCTGCCGCTAGAACCTCCGCTGTGAGCATCCCTGCCGCTAGAACCTCCGCTGTGAGCGCCTCTGCTGTGGGCAACGCCTGGATAAGTGACCAG CCGCTCCCCGAGTCCCAAAAGACAGAAATCGCAGCAATTCCACAGACCCCTGAGGGGACCGCGATGGATGAGAACAGCTGGAGGCTGAAATATGGGTTATTGAAGGAGGAAAAGATTATCCTGAAGAGGCTTCCCCTGATCGGGGCGAAGGGCACGTCCGCG GCTCCAGTAGAGACAGAGAAGAACCAACTGAAACGAAAGTCATCGCAGACCGAGGACGACACAAAGATGCAGAAGAGATGGGACAGCGGCGACATCAACCAGAACTCGCTGGACCCGGAGGTTTCCGCAGACCCTCCATCACCTGCATCCGGGGTGGAGGACACACACGAATCAGACCCCACCTGGTCCTACCACGACCCCCCCAACCCCCCGGACACAGCAGATTTCCAGGTCAGTCAGGACACCGCAGGACATTTCAGCAACGTTCTGCTCCCAAGTGCAAGATTTCACATCGACTCCAAGTATTCTGATGAAACGACCAAGGACGAGAAAATCCAGAGACTGAAGGAAGTGTTAAAGGAGCGCGAGAACGCGCTGGAGGAGCTGCGCCGGCAGACGATGTGA